A genome region from Akkermansiaceae bacterium includes the following:
- a CDS encoding DUF4870 domain-containing protein, whose protein sequence is MLPQAPPPPSARSQGDEQLWIVFCHISLLLGIGIILPLVVYLVKKDESPRITHHAREALNFHISVLIYSVVCAITCIGIPLVPFIGIAAMVLSIIAAVKASDPFPYRYPLTLRLVN, encoded by the coding sequence ATGCTCCCACAAGCCCCCCCGCCGCCAAGCGCCCGCTCGCAGGGCGACGAGCAACTCTGGATCGTCTTCTGCCACATCTCCCTCCTTCTGGGCATCGGGATCATACTCCCATTGGTCGTATACCTGGTGAAAAAGGACGAATCCCCACGCATCACCCACCACGCCAGGGAAGCTCTCAATTTCCATATTTCCGTCCTGATCTACTCGGTGGTCTGCGCGATCACCTGCATCGGCATCCCGCTCGTTCCCTTCATCGGCATCGCCGCCATGGTGCTATCCATCATCGCGGCGGTGAAAGCCTCGGATCCCTTCCCATACCGCTACCCCCTCACCCTGCGGCTGGTGAACTGA
- a CDS encoding ADP-ribosylglycohydrolase family protein has product MPETTFQNAYLGSLIADALAMPVHWYYDREALKSEYGEVTSYLAPKNPHTGSILWRSQYTSPNEKGEILHDQAQYWGQRGIHYHQFLKAGENTLNFQLATELVRLCGRNGGYDPDEWLAHYIDFMLTPGSHRDTYLEEYHRGFFTHYANGKPPRKCSIKDEHIGGLAQVPTLCFVLRELDLPELRAAVKEHVGLTHAHQNVLRAADTLARLIFRIREGMPLREAIQKEAGDWISGTKAEKWSEQPDTYVIGQRFSPACYIAESMPASLYLAWKYHDDFDAGIIANAMCGGDNCHRGAVVGSLLGAANSVPEKWLRG; this is encoded by the coding sequence ATGCCTGAAACAACCTTCCAAAACGCCTACCTCGGCTCCCTCATCGCCGACGCCCTCGCCATGCCCGTACACTGGTACTATGACCGCGAAGCGCTGAAATCGGAATACGGCGAGGTCACCTCCTACCTCGCCCCGAAGAACCCGCACACCGGCTCCATCCTCTGGCGTTCCCAATACACCTCACCCAACGAGAAAGGCGAGATCCTCCACGACCAGGCGCAATACTGGGGACAGCGCGGCATCCATTACCACCAGTTCCTCAAGGCTGGGGAAAACACCCTGAACTTCCAGCTCGCCACAGAGCTAGTGCGCCTCTGCGGACGAAACGGCGGATACGATCCCGACGAGTGGCTCGCGCACTACATCGATTTCATGCTCACCCCGGGGTCTCACCGCGACACCTATCTCGAGGAATATCACCGTGGATTTTTCACCCATTACGCAAATGGAAAACCACCCCGAAAATGCTCGATCAAGGACGAACACATCGGCGGCCTCGCGCAGGTCCCCACCCTTTGTTTCGTGCTTCGCGAACTCGATCTCCCCGAACTCCGTGCCGCCGTGAAAGAACACGTAGGCCTCACCCACGCCCACCAGAACGTCCTCCGCGCGGCGGACACTCTGGCTCGGCTCATTTTCCGCATCCGCGAAGGCATGCCTCTCCGCGAAGCCATCCAAAAGGAAGCCGGTGACTGGATCTCAGGAACCAAGGCGGAGAAATGGTCTGAGCAGCCGGACACCTACGTCATCGGCCAGCGCTTTAGCCCTGCCTGTTACATCGCCGAGTCCATGCCCGCTTCGCTCTACCTCGCGTGGAAATACCATGACGATTTCGACGCCGGCATCATCGCCAACGCCATGTGCGGCGGCGATAACTGCCACCGCGGAGCCGTCGTCGGCTCACTCCTCGGCGCGGCGAATTCTGTCCCCGAAAAATGGCTACGGGGGTGA
- a CDS encoding sigma-70 family RNA polymerase sigma factor, which produces MNSKEHPGGSAAFFTTRWTMVMRASGDAPEAKAALGELCEAYWTPVFKFLRREGRSEDQSREITQEFISRLLSRPGMNKANPEKGRFRSYLLGALKNFLTETKRNEARLKRGGGVVVESIDSGGPETSPGWQIPDPSAAVPDSYFDRQWALAIMDRSLEAVQTTLERAGKKAHFEVLKAWLIGETGNLSQAEAAASLGMTTGALKVAIHRLRASFREAVLAEISQTVEDTEEAAEELRYLIEVLSTTAPEK; this is translated from the coding sequence ATGAACAGCAAAGAACATCCCGGCGGATCCGCTGCGTTTTTCACCACACGCTGGACGATGGTCATGCGGGCAAGCGGGGATGCACCTGAGGCGAAGGCCGCGCTCGGTGAGCTTTGCGAAGCCTACTGGACGCCGGTTTTCAAATTCCTCCGCCGTGAGGGTCGCAGCGAAGACCAAAGTCGGGAAATCACCCAGGAATTCATCAGCCGACTGCTTTCAAGGCCGGGGATGAACAAGGCGAACCCTGAGAAAGGCCGCTTCCGTTCCTACCTGTTAGGTGCGCTCAAAAATTTCCTCACCGAGACGAAACGCAACGAGGCACGCCTGAAGCGCGGCGGTGGTGTGGTGGTCGAGTCGATTGATTCGGGCGGACCGGAAACTTCGCCCGGTTGGCAGATCCCCGATCCCTCGGCAGCGGTTCCGGACAGCTATTTTGACCGCCAATGGGCACTCGCCATCATGGATCGCAGCCTGGAAGCCGTCCAAACCACATTAGAAAGGGCGGGCAAGAAAGCCCATTTCGAAGTCTTGAAGGCCTGGCTCATCGGAGAGACCGGGAACCTCTCCCAGGCCGAAGCCGCCGCCTCGCTCGGCATGACCACCGGAGCTCTGAAAGTGGCGATCCACCGGCTGCGGGCAAGCTTCCGGGAGGCCGTGCTGGCGGAAATTTCCCAGACTGTGGAGGATACGGAGGAAGCCGCCGAGGAACTCCGCTACCTCATCGAGGTGCTTTCCACCACAGCGCCTGAGAAATGA
- a CDS encoding protein kinase gives MNDLPESNCPKCGAPIPEDAPQKLCPKCVFSGMSATPVARSHRSNSSPPSVAEVAAHFPELEILELIGAGGMGAVYKVRQPKLDRLVALKILSHDLAEDPAFEERFNREARVLARLNHPNIVTVFDFGSKGPFCFLLMEYVEGVNLRQAMRAASFTPAESLALVQDVCSALKFAHEEGVLHRDIKPENILLDSRGRVKIADFGIAKLVGMDERDDYTLTMPGYALGSPHYMAPEQIETPGDIDQRADIYSLGVVFYELLTRELPIGRFAPPSERSPMDPRIDEIVMRALEKDRKARFQNVGEVKTGVEAITGSKPVAPKASGGNEPPPLRPPASGEPSATPPPESNTPWRPIPLKATIILYVLTFIAALVMDGMTLAGELRRSDEKMAMSLIVMAIGIPSIVFCCILHYRCWKAIPENFRAISPASAVGFLFVPFYNFYWAFVTWPKLAESLTAWQRGIGRSHVTNVHGLAVTYGILFVLSFIVGFIPGIATLIGIADLIIFILLYRTITSTINSINQHSA, from the coding sequence ATGAACGACCTACCTGAATCCAACTGCCCGAAATGCGGAGCCCCCATCCCCGAGGACGCACCGCAAAAGCTATGCCCGAAATGCGTCTTTTCCGGAATGTCCGCCACTCCGGTTGCCCGTTCGCACCGGTCAAATAGCTCACCGCCATCCGTCGCGGAAGTGGCGGCTCACTTCCCCGAACTGGAAATCCTCGAACTGATCGGAGCCGGCGGAATGGGTGCCGTTTACAAAGTGCGCCAACCGAAACTCGACAGGCTCGTCGCATTGAAAATCCTCTCCCACGATCTTGCTGAGGATCCGGCGTTCGAGGAGCGCTTCAACCGCGAGGCGCGCGTTCTCGCCCGGCTCAACCATCCGAACATCGTCACGGTCTTCGATTTCGGCTCCAAGGGCCCCTTCTGTTTCCTCCTCATGGAATATGTCGAGGGGGTCAACCTACGCCAAGCCATGCGGGCGGCCAGCTTCACCCCGGCGGAATCGCTCGCTCTCGTCCAGGATGTTTGCTCCGCCCTGAAATTTGCGCACGAGGAAGGCGTTTTGCACCGTGACATCAAGCCGGAGAACATCCTCCTCGATTCCCGCGGCCGGGTGAAAATCGCGGATTTCGGGATCGCAAAACTGGTGGGCATGGATGAGCGGGACGATTACACCCTGACCATGCCCGGCTATGCACTGGGCAGCCCCCACTACATGGCTCCCGAGCAAATCGAGACACCGGGCGACATCGATCAGCGCGCCGACATCTATTCGCTAGGTGTCGTTTTCTACGAACTGCTCACGCGGGAGCTGCCCATCGGGCGGTTCGCGCCGCCTTCCGAGAGGTCGCCTATGGATCCGCGCATCGACGAGATTGTCATGCGAGCCTTGGAAAAGGATAGGAAGGCCCGTTTCCAGAACGTCGGCGAGGTGAAGACGGGGGTCGAGGCGATCACTGGATCAAAGCCTGTTGCGCCAAAAGCTTCCGGTGGGAATGAGCCGCCACCGCTTCGTCCGCCCGCCTCGGGCGAACCTTCTGCGACTCCGCCGCCGGAATCCAACACTCCATGGCGTCCGATCCCGTTGAAAGCGACGATCATCCTCTACGTCCTCACCTTCATTGCGGCGCTTGTCATGGATGGGATGACACTGGCAGGGGAGCTGCGTCGTTCGGACGAAAAGATGGCGATGTCCCTCATTGTCATGGCGATCGGCATTCCATCAATTGTGTTCTGCTGCATACTCCATTACAGGTGTTGGAAAGCCATTCCGGAAAACTTCAGGGCTATCTCCCCTGCCAGTGCCGTAGGATTCCTCTTCGTTCCGTTCTACAACTTCTATTGGGCTTTCGTGACTTGGCCCAAGCTGGCCGAGAGCCTCACTGCATGGCAAAGGGGCATCGGCAGATCCCACGTTACGAATGTGCACGGCTTGGCGGTGACTTATGGCATCCTTTTTGTGCTCTCCTTTATCGTTGGCTTCATTCCTGGGATCGCGACCTTGATAGGCATTGCCGACCTCATCATCTTCATCCTCTTGTATCGAACCATCACCAGCACGATCAACAGCATCAACCAGCATTCAGCCTGA
- a CDS encoding amidohydrolase family protein: MKVLLSFLLLLTIASADERPLPKVKHMIDTHIHLYDPTREDGIPWPPKDDEVLYKPHLPEEFKEVSKPTGLTGVIIVEASDRPEDNRWVLDLVKGDDYFIGFVGNIDPYADDFAGQLADLRKDPRVVGIRARNGQEKKAIDYADPKFLASMRELAKNELSVDILVNGGGVEAVKQVDHLARAIPELHIIVDHVLGYDFDGKAANPEWVAAVEKLAENKNVWCKVSGLYQRSIPQPAPHTLDHYRSVLDVLWKNLGEERLIFGSNWPCTKNSGDYASVVKLVNEYFSAKGQEACERYFWKNAAEAYRLKLD; the protein is encoded by the coding sequence ATGAAGGTTCTGCTCTCTTTTTTACTTCTGCTTACGATCGCCTCAGCAGACGAGCGCCCGCTTCCCAAGGTGAAGCACATGATCGACACACACATCCACCTCTACGATCCAACCCGGGAAGACGGTATCCCTTGGCCGCCGAAGGATGATGAAGTGTTGTACAAACCGCATCTCCCCGAGGAATTCAAGGAAGTCTCAAAACCCACGGGTCTCACAGGCGTGATCATTGTCGAGGCCAGCGACCGCCCCGAAGACAACCGTTGGGTGCTCGATCTTGTGAAGGGCGACGACTATTTCATCGGGTTTGTCGGGAACATTGATCCCTACGCGGATGACTTCGCCGGGCAGCTGGCTGATCTTCGAAAGGATCCGCGAGTCGTAGGAATCCGCGCACGCAACGGCCAGGAGAAGAAGGCGATCGACTATGCCGACCCGAAGTTCCTCGCCAGCATGCGCGAGCTTGCGAAAAACGAGCTCAGTGTCGATATCCTCGTCAATGGGGGCGGGGTGGAGGCGGTTAAGCAAGTCGATCATCTCGCGCGCGCCATTCCCGAACTGCATATCATCGTAGATCATGTCCTTGGCTACGACTTCGACGGCAAGGCTGCCAATCCGGAGTGGGTCGCGGCTGTCGAGAAGCTTGCCGAAAACAAGAACGTCTGGTGCAAGGTTTCCGGTCTCTATCAGCGCAGCATCCCGCAGCCCGCGCCCCACACGCTGGATCACTATCGCAGTGTGCTCGATGTCCTCTGGAAAAACCTTGGGGAGGAGCGGCTTATCTTCGGCAGCAACTGGCCGTGCACGAAGAACAGTGGCGACTATGCCAGCGTCGTGAAACTGGTGAACGAATACTTTTCCGCCAAAGGGCAGGAAGCCTGTGAACGCTATTTCTGGAAAAACGCAGCCGAGGCCTACCGGCTGAAGCTCGATTGA
- a CDS encoding sulfatase, with product MSHKAVLPRSILAFLALSIQIGTGADRPNILFCLSDDQSYPHASAYGEPVIQTPVFDRVAREGVLFTNAYCGSPSCTPSRGTILAGQDVWRLGQGGQLFGTLSAEYPLYSDLLAKAGYHVGFIDKGWAPGNVQVGGRTSNPAGEKFKDFDEFLDNAEEGQPWCFWFGSTDPHRGYEKGSGIRSGMDPGKVKVPAVFPDTPEVRSDLCDYFFEIQRFDQKVGEILDRVAKAGQLGNTLVVITSDNGMPFPRAKANMYDLGTRMPLAIRWPKRVPGGRAVDDFVSLIDLAPTFLEASGLDVPETMNGRSLLGLLEPEKSGVVEPDRDAVFSGRERHAWCRVEGAGYPMRMIRTRDFLYIRNYEPDRWPAGDYRVVTNEGQYGDVDASPTKTIMLGRKEIDPGLFDLSFGKRPGEELYDCRSDPYQIHNLASDPAKNETLLKLRERLTAHLKTTGDPRETSGNSPWDAWPYYGRKWAPLPENAD from the coding sequence ATCTCCCATAAGGCCGTGCTGCCCCGCTCCATCCTCGCTTTCCTCGCTCTCTCCATCCAGATCGGGACCGGAGCGGACAGGCCGAACATCCTTTTCTGTTTATCCGATGATCAATCCTACCCGCATGCCAGCGCCTACGGCGAACCTGTGATCCAGACGCCGGTCTTTGACAGGGTTGCCCGCGAAGGGGTTCTGTTCACAAATGCGTATTGCGGATCCCCGTCGTGCACGCCATCGCGCGGCACGATCCTCGCAGGCCAGGATGTCTGGCGTCTCGGGCAGGGAGGGCAACTGTTCGGAACCCTTTCCGCTGAATATCCGCTCTACTCCGATCTGTTGGCCAAGGCGGGCTATCATGTGGGATTTATCGATAAGGGTTGGGCACCGGGCAACGTGCAGGTAGGCGGTCGCACCTCCAATCCCGCGGGGGAGAAGTTCAAGGATTTTGACGAGTTTCTCGATAATGCCGAGGAGGGGCAACCATGGTGTTTCTGGTTTGGCAGCACCGATCCGCACCGTGGCTATGAAAAAGGCAGTGGCATCCGTTCCGGAATGGATCCAGGGAAGGTGAAAGTGCCCGCTGTCTTTCCAGATACACCTGAGGTGCGCAGCGATCTCTGCGACTACTTTTTCGAGATCCAACGCTTCGATCAGAAAGTCGGGGAGATCCTGGATCGAGTTGCGAAGGCTGGTCAGCTTGGGAACACATTGGTCGTGATCACCAGTGACAACGGAATGCCGTTTCCTCGCGCCAAAGCAAACATGTATGACCTGGGAACCCGAATGCCGCTGGCCATACGTTGGCCGAAGCGTGTGCCCGGCGGGCGGGCGGTCGATGACTTCGTGAGTTTGATCGACCTGGCGCCGACCTTTCTGGAAGCTTCAGGTCTCGATGTTCCCGAAACAATGAACGGTCGCAGTCTCCTGGGTCTGTTAGAACCGGAAAAATCCGGTGTTGTTGAACCGGATCGAGATGCCGTTTTCAGTGGCCGTGAGCGCCATGCATGGTGCCGCGTCGAGGGTGCGGGCTATCCGATGCGGATGATCAGGACGCGTGATTTCCTCTACATCCGGAACTACGAACCTGACCGTTGGCCTGCGGGGGACTATCGTGTCGTCACCAACGAAGGTCAGTATGGGGATGTCGATGCATCTCCTACAAAGACGATCATGCTCGGACGGAAAGAAATTGATCCCGGTTTGTTCGATCTTTCGTTTGGCAAGCGTCCAGGCGAAGAACTCTACGACTGCCGGAGCGATCCATACCAAATCCACAACCTTGCGTCTGACCCGGCCAAAAATGAGACCTTGCTCAAGCTAAGGGAAAGGCTGACAGCGCATTTGAAGACGACTGGTGATCCGCGTGAGACTTCGGGCAATTCCCCTTGGGACGCCTGGCCTTACTATGGGAGAAAATGGGCGCCATTGCCTGAAAACGCAGACTAG
- a CDS encoding DUF1552 domain-containing protein: MYQKRREFLKGLSLGGASLAMAPFIRSLHAQSAGVESALPKRFVFVVKSSGIDKFNMVPEGLENHFVSATEGSKLGNKARRLGPLVDVSLADHALPEKLELLNEFKDRMTVIQSLSGEGFSGNHTTGYGALSCHNSEKVAVAPTIDCMLGQHLSTGPYPMYGLATNGRLLEGGMGLDESYCYPNISAYKAGVPVPFQSSPRKAFVELFGASTGTQAQLESKLALNGNLMDFLTDDARRIQKQLSGEDKERFALYLDSFESIQDIERKKAALSDRIRKFAPKPTDLYDSMKPKHRIESYFELATSSLVTGLTNVITLRPDTLGVQYTELGITNSVHNLGHLQDGKATNGMTGFEARAAVEKLHLKGIKEMARKLDRIPEGNGTMLDNTLIVYMSCAGGDHHGGMADWPFVLLGGMAGKLKMGRYIEYPKYEEAGPQDIANLYLSFMHAAGMEAPDSFGQLDSKLKHLDLGGPLAELMA, encoded by the coding sequence ATGTATCAGAAACGACGCGAATTTCTCAAAGGGCTCTCCCTCGGCGGAGCATCCCTTGCCATGGCTCCGTTCATCCGGTCCCTCCATGCGCAGTCAGCGGGAGTCGAGAGCGCCCTGCCAAAGCGATTCGTCTTTGTGGTCAAATCCTCAGGCATAGACAAGTTCAACATGGTTCCAGAAGGGCTTGAGAACCATTTCGTCAGTGCCACCGAAGGAAGCAAACTGGGCAACAAGGCCCGGCGCCTCGGGCCCTTGGTCGATGTTTCGCTCGCCGATCACGCGCTCCCGGAAAAACTGGAGCTGCTCAATGAGTTCAAGGATCGCATGACGGTAATCCAGAGCCTTTCCGGCGAAGGCTTCAGCGGGAACCATACCACCGGCTACGGTGCCCTTTCGTGCCACAACTCCGAGAAAGTCGCTGTGGCTCCCACCATCGATTGCATGCTGGGCCAGCATCTCTCGACCGGCCCCTACCCGATGTATGGGCTGGCAACCAACGGGCGGCTGCTTGAAGGCGGGATGGGACTGGATGAAAGCTACTGCTACCCCAATATCTCCGCATACAAGGCAGGGGTTCCCGTTCCATTCCAATCCTCGCCACGCAAGGCCTTTGTCGAATTGTTCGGAGCCTCGACAGGCACGCAGGCCCAGCTCGAAAGCAAGCTGGCGCTGAACGGGAATCTCATGGATTTCCTGACGGACGACGCCCGGCGGATCCAGAAACAGCTCTCCGGTGAAGACAAGGAAAGGTTCGCCCTTTATCTCGATTCGTTCGAGTCCATCCAGGACATCGAAAGGAAGAAAGCCGCATTGAGCGACAGGATCCGGAAGTTCGCCCCAAAGCCGACGGATCTCTACGATTCCATGAAGCCGAAGCACCGGATCGAATCCTACTTCGAGTTGGCCACTTCCTCGCTCGTCACCGGCCTGACGAATGTGATCACCCTCCGTCCCGATACCTTGGGCGTGCAATACACGGAACTCGGCATCACCAATTCCGTGCACAATCTCGGTCACCTTCAGGACGGCAAGGCCACCAACGGCATGACCGGATTCGAAGCAAGGGCTGCGGTGGAGAAACTACATCTCAAGGGCATCAAGGAAATGGCGCGAAAGCTCGATCGTATCCCGGAGGGGAATGGAACGATGCTGGACAATACCCTCATCGTTTACATGTCCTGCGCCGGCGGCGACCACCACGGCGGCATGGCCGACTGGCCCTTCGTCCTGCTCGGCGGGATGGCAGGCAAACTGAAAATGGGACGCTACATCGAATATCCGAAATATGAGGAAGCCGGGCCACAGGACATCGCCAACCTCTACCTGTCCTTCATGCACGCAGCCGGAATGGAGGCTCCCGATAGCTTCGGACAACTAGACTCCAAGCTCAAACATCTCGACCTAGGCGGACCGCTGGCGGAGTTGATGGCCTAG